A genomic window from bacterium includes:
- a CDS encoding tetratricopeptide repeat protein → MDTVSNHVVDLIHAGRLDEAEAAARDLMQRFPEAIDGLERLGHVYEARGDFKRAAQYYRQAVAHIGGPDADEHTRWLQDLAEKLDPDTLPQSDK, encoded by the coding sequence TTGGACACCGTGTCCAACCACGTCGTGGACCTCATCCACGCCGGCCGTCTCGACGAGGCCGAAGCCGCGGCTCGCGACCTGATGCAGCGTTTTCCCGAGGCCATTGACGGGCTCGAGCGACTCGGTCACGTCTACGAAGCGCGTGGCGACTTCAAGCGCGCCGCCCAATACTATCGTCAGGCCGTCGCCCACATCGGGGGGCCCGATGCCGATGAGCACACCCGGTGGCTGCAAGACCTCGCCGAAAAACTCGATCCTGACACGCTGCCCCAATCGGACAAGTGA
- a CDS encoding helix-turn-helix domain-containing protein, translating into MSQSIIQDPKTHELLASIDREVAQSARDAGCPPCGGKLDRSNYKRKPRGVSGASEKAYEIRESFCCRIEGCRKRMTPRSVRFLGRRVYVAVVVVLVTAMQQGVTPKRAARLEAELGISRRTLRRWRSWWLESFPSGDFWQSARGRFAVRSPIDESRLPASLLERFPGPNEDVRLVKLLCFLACVPASVMASSSAQIAGRSGSAEDAILAGGQRRDT; encoded by the coding sequence ATGAGTCAATCCATCATACAAGACCCAAAGACCCATGAATTACTGGCGAGTATCGATCGCGAGGTGGCGCAAAGCGCGCGGGACGCGGGCTGCCCGCCCTGCGGTGGCAAGCTCGATCGCTCCAACTACAAACGCAAACCGCGCGGTGTGTCGGGCGCGAGCGAGAAAGCCTATGAAATCCGCGAGAGCTTCTGCTGCCGGATAGAGGGCTGTCGCAAGCGAATGACGCCCAGGTCGGTTCGGTTTCTGGGACGCCGAGTGTATGTCGCAGTGGTCGTGGTGCTGGTGACGGCCATGCAGCAAGGGGTGACCCCAAAACGGGCCGCGCGACTCGAGGCGGAGTTGGGTATCAGTCGGCGGACGCTGCGGCGGTGGCGGTCGTGGTGGCTCGAGAGCTTTCCGTCGGGTGATTTCTGGCAAAGCGCCCGAGGCCGGTTTGCAGTCCGAAGTCCGATCGACGAGTCCCGGCTGCCGGCGTCGCTGCTTGAGCGATTTCCCGGCCCGAACGAGGACGTCCGACTGGTGAAGCTTTTGTGTTTCCTGGCGTGTGTACCGGCGTCGGTGATGGCCTCGTCGAGCGCACAAATCGCGGGCCGATCCGGATCCGCAGAAGATGCCATATTGGCGGGCGGTCAAAGACGCGATACGTAG
- a CDS encoding AAA family ATPase: MNPLPTCRPRDIDSQDRRHQWLVRSLWAQQAVGIVGGEPKCYKSFLALDVAVSVASGAPCLRRFPVENSGPVLLFAAEDALPVVKQRLLGISTAADVDFQSLDIHVITSPSLRLDLERDLDRLRKTVDVIRPVLLILDPFVRLHRIDENAAADVAPLLAALRHLQRAFGTAVLLVHHARKSGAARPGQALRGSSELHAWGDSNLYLRRTRDRLLLSVEQRAAPSISALTLELHQDGDALALRVLPDAEHSAASVPAPKLTPAQRIEQALSDGALMSRRQLRDACRIRNATLTETLSQLLAAGRVVETSAGLRLASPLPR; this comes from the coding sequence ATGAACCCTCTGCCCACCTGTCGTCCTCGAGACATCGACAGTCAAGACCGGCGACACCAATGGCTCGTCCGTTCCCTGTGGGCTCAGCAGGCCGTTGGAATCGTCGGCGGGGAGCCCAAGTGCTACAAGTCCTTCCTCGCCCTGGACGTCGCTGTCTCGGTCGCATCCGGTGCCCCATGCTTGCGTCGCTTCCCGGTAGAAAACTCCGGGCCCGTGCTCCTCTTTGCCGCCGAAGACGCTCTGCCCGTGGTCAAACAGCGACTCCTCGGTATCTCCACGGCCGCCGACGTGGATTTCCAGTCCTTGGATATCCACGTCATCACCAGTCCCTCTTTGCGACTGGACCTCGAGCGTGATCTCGACCGTCTACGCAAGACCGTGGACGTCATTCGCCCGGTGCTCTTAATCCTCGATCCCTTCGTCCGTCTGCACCGCATCGACGAGAACGCCGCCGCCGACGTCGCTCCGCTTCTGGCTGCCCTCCGCCACTTGCAGCGCGCCTTCGGCACCGCTGTGCTCCTCGTCCATCATGCTCGAAAATCCGGCGCTGCTCGCCCTGGGCAGGCCCTACGTGGCTCCTCCGAGCTTCACGCCTGGGGCGACAGCAATCTCTATCTGCGCCGAACTCGGGACCGACTGCTGCTCTCCGTCGAGCAGCGAGCTGCTCCCTCCATTTCGGCCCTCACTCTCGAGCTTCATCAAGATGGTGACGCTCTGGCCCTACGCGTGCTCCCTGATGCCGAGCATTCGGCCGCCTCTGTCCCGGCTCCCAAGCTCACGCCTGCACAACGCATCGAGCAAGCCCTCAGCGACGGCGCCCTCATGAGCCGCCGCCAGCTGCGAGACGCCTGTCGCATCCGCAACGCCACTCTGACCGAGACCTTGAGCCAACTCCTCGCCGCCGGCCGCGTCGTCGAGACCAGCGCAGGTCTCCGCCTGGCCTCGCCCCTTCCGCGTTGA